TCCTGAGTATGCAGTAATATCTCGCGTCGTAATCTTTTATCTCAAAAACCTGGTGCGGCAACGCGTAGAGGCTCTTAACGGCGATTGGCAGGTTCCTGTAACCGAACCCGCTCTCTGCTCCGTAAGGCAGCCCCGATCCCGTATATCCTTCTATCTCGGGGCTTATGACGGCCAGCACCTTGCCGTCCAGGACGCGCGGATGATCCCTTGAGATATAATATGACCACAGGGTCGAAACCTCGGCCTTCTTCTCCCGCGAATAGCCGGTCACGGGGATAAGCTTTTTGCGGCTGGTAGTGCCGCTGGTGGCGCCGAAGAATATCGGCTTATCCACGGTCAGGACACGATCCTCCCCTTTCTCCATCTTTTCAAGGTAAGGAAGAAAGGTCTCGAAGTCGTTCACGGGAACCGTATTCTGGTAATCCGCAATGGATCTTATACTGGAAAAGTCGTAACGCCGTCCATATTCTGTGTTACGGTTGCGCTTGAGGAACTCCAGAAGAATTTTTTTCTGGGCGCGCACAGGGTCTTTTGTAGACCGTTCAAACGCCATTGCCTTGAACGCCAATAGTTTGACAGCAAGATACGCTATATTCAAATGCCCGCCTTTTTTTGATTCATTATAGGTATTTTATCCCAATATATCAAGAAATATCACAGCGCGCGCCAAAAAAATGGCAGGCTAAAAAATATAGCCTGCCATTTCCAAATTACCTCTTCAAAGTCCTATTCTGTAACTGTTACCGACTTTGCCTTCTCGGTATTGCCTTCCTTCAGATATTCAACCACTACCTTCTGACCTTCTTTGAGTTGGTTGAAAGTAACAGCGTTGACCGTATCATCCACTATCTTCACGGTCTCGGTGAACGGGAATATCCTCGTCTCGCCGGTATCGCTCTTAACGGTGAGTTTCTTCTCGCCGGTGACAGCCTCTTCAGTGGCGCCTACCACGGTCCCCACAAATACGCCGCCTGCCTCGATCACTACGCCAACCGGTTCGGTGGCTTTAAGAGTATCATCCTGTGCGTAACATACCGCGCACAGGCTGATCAACGCTAATAATGCGATAAAAGTCTTCTTCATCTGCTTGCTCACCCCCTTCAAGGTTTACTTATAATTGTAAAAGTATACCTTCAAGTTGTAAAAAAATCAAGTTTTTTTGGTCATCTAGCTTTTGTTAGGAATTAATCGCCCGCTCAAACGCCTTATGGTCGTTAACCTTGGTACTCGCCTCTTCGACGGTCACCAATCCGTTCTTGCACAGGTTTTCGAGCGACTGGTCGAGAAGCTGCATGCCCTCCTGGCGCGCTGTCTGGATGGTTGAATACAGTTGGGAGGTCTTTCCTTCCTTAATAAGGTTCTTTACGGCGGGGTTGGCCAGCATTATTTCAAAAGCAGCTATCCTGCCGGCCCCGTCCTTCCGGCGCAGCAATGTCTGGGCAATTACCGCCCTCAAACATGTGGATAACTGCATGCGCACCTGCGGCTGCTGGTGGGGCGGAAAGACGTCCACTATCCTGTCTACCGTCTGGGCGGCGTCGTTCGTATGCAGGGTGGCAAATACCAGATGGCCTGTCTCGGCCGCGGTTATGGCGTTGGATATAGTCTCCAGGTCTCTCATCTCTCCCACGAGGATGACGTTGGGGTCTTCCCTGAGAGCGTCCCTGAGAGCGGACGCGAACGATTCCGTGTCTATCCCGACCTCCCTTTGGTTTATTTCGCAAAGCTTGTTCTGGTGGACAAATTCGATAGGGTCCTCTATTGTTATGACGTGGCGCTTAAAACTCGCGTTGATATATCCTATTATAGCGGCCAGGGTAGTCGATTTGCCGCTTCCGGTCGGCCCGGTTATCAATACCATCCCGTTAGGTTTTGCCGCCAGTTCCTTTACGATGGACGGCAGGCCTAAGTCTTCTATAGTAGGCACTTCGAAAGGGATGCATCTCATCACCGCCCCAACGCATCCGCGCTGCCTGTATACATTGACCCTGAAACGGGCTATGCCGGGCACCGAATATGAAAAGTCGAACCGGTGGCTCTCTTCAAATATCTTTCTCTGGCCTTCCGTCATGATGGAATACATATACTTCTCTATATCCTTTGAAGCCAGTATGCCGAGATCGGAGAATGATAGTTCGCCGTTAACGCGGAATATCGGCGGACTTCCCGCCTGAAAATGCAGATCGGAGGATTTTTTAATAACCAGAGTGCGTAAAAGGATATCGATATTGATCGCCATCGCTCTCTCCCTATCTATCGTCCTTCTTTTTCTGTTCGGATCTAACGTCCTTTAAATAAAGCTGGCTCGGCAGTTCCCCTGCCTTCGCTTTTGCCAGAAGGTTATCCACCTTGACGATGAGGTCTTTTTTAGAAACCGGCTTCATTATATAATCGTCCGCGCCCATTTCAAGGGCCCGGACTATATCGCTGTCTTTGTCCTTAGCGGTCACCATAACTATAGCCATTTGAGCATTACCCGGGTCTTTCCTTAACGCGCCGCATACCTGGATACCATCCATCTCCGGCATCATTATATCCAGCAACACCATCGCCGGACGCGCCTTACCAGCTATCTCTATCGCGTCTTTTCCGCTATATGCCTTCAACGCCTCGAATCCAAATACCGTCAGCAGCGTAACTAAAAGCTCCACATTTTCCTTGCCGTCATCCACGACCAAGATCTTGACCTTATCAGCCACTTTTTTCTCCTTGTAACATGTAATATTATACACCTAAAATGATCATTTGCCAAGAGTAGCCAAAATTGTTACCAAAATTGTTACGGCATGATATACTATTCCATAATGAACATCGCAAAAAACCTTGTAAAGATCTTCGTCGTCTCAGTGATCCTCATCGCGGTCACCATCGCTTTTATTTCGCTCTACATGCAATTATTCGGCAAGCGCGCTATCGAAGAGGCCGTCAGCAATATGCTGGGCTCCCGGATAAAGTTCACGGGCGTGGCGCTCGACATAAAGAAAAGCATGGTCAGCTTCCAGGGTTTTACGGTAATGAACAAGATGGAGTTCGAAGAGAATATCTTCATGGCCGATAAATTCACAGTATCGATAGACAGGGAAAAGTTCGAGAAAGAGAGGCAGCTCGTTTTTGAGGAGATACATATCGACAGGGGCACGCTGACCATCGAGAGGAACGCTAAAGGGCTGCTCAACCTTGCCGCATGGCCCGTGTATGATCCTCCCGGTCAGGCGGGAGTCGCGTATGCCGCGGAGGCTCCGGCTTCAGGCGGCATCTACAATTTCGCGAAGAGCATAAAAAAGATAACCATATCGAATTCCGTGCTCAGGTTCAAAGACTACTACATATCCCGGGAACCATTCTCGATATACGCCGATAATTTTAATTTCGAATTCACGCCTACCGGGATCTCCCGGGAAAAAATCGGGGCTGACTGCAGTTTCAAACTCAGGATCCCCGTGCTGAATTCTGTAAACGGCAGCGCCGAGTTCAGCGCCGGCATGGCTATCTATCCTGAAAGGGTGGATATGGAAGCGGCTTTATACACCAACTATATAAACATGGCGCTCTTCCTGCCGTATTTCGACGCGTATACGCCGTTCTCCGTAAAAGACGGCGTCTTCAGTTCGGACACCCGGTTCCGTATGCATGATAACATGGTAGATTCGCTCACAACGATATCCTTTCACAAACTGCATATCAAAGCCAAACCCGGCGCTGAAAATTCGCAGTTCCTGCAGACGTCTGTGAACAGGCTTACTCCATATCTCATGTCACGGCAGGGCAACCTGATATTTGATTTTGTGATAAAGGGGCCGGCGGAGAAACCGGAGGCAGGGCTGGGGCCGCGCGTGAAGTACGCAATCGGCATGGTAGCCCTAGAAGAATTCAGCAAGGCCATGCAGCAGCTGCAGAACCTCAAACAATAGACCCTATTCGTATCGAAGGGCTTCGATCGGGTTGAGCTTGGAAGCCTGCCTTGCGGGCCAAAGGCCGAAGAGCACACCGATTACAACGGAAAATGTCGTAGCTAGCACTATCGAAAACATGGAAACCTTTATTGCCCATCCCGCCAAGAGAGCCAAAAGAAGAGCGATGCCTGAGCCGGTTATCACACCCACTATACCGCCGCTAAACGTCATAACTATCGCCTCTATCAAAAATTGAATCATTATATCCGCATCGCGGGCGCCTATCGCTTTTCTGAGGCCTATCTCCCTTGTCCTCTCAGTGACGGATACCAGCATTATATTCATGATGCCTATACCGCCCACCAGAAGCGATATCGCGGCTATGGATCCCAAAAGCCATGTCATAGTCTGTGTAGTCTTTGTCATAGTCTCCTGTATCTCAGCCATATTTCGTATCTCGAAAGAGTCCTCGGCGTCTTTACTGTTTAAACGATGGCGTTTTATTATAGTCTCTTTTATAAGGTCCTGCGTCTCGTCCATCAATAACGGGTCGCTTACTTCAACGTCTATCGAATCGATATATTCTTTGCCCAGGACACGGTACATAGCGGTCGTTACGGGTATCACCATCAGATCGTCCTGATCGCGCATCATATTTGCCCCCTTGGTCGGCAAAACCCCTATTACCTGGAATATCACCTTATTCGCCTTAATAAAGGAACCTACCGGATTATCCTGCCCAAACAGCTCTTTTGCCACAGTCGCGCCTAACAGGGCCACCCGCGCCCGCGCTTTCAATTCATCCTCCGTAAAAAATCTGCCTATGACCGGAACAGAAGCGCGCATTTCGGCGTAGCCGACCCCTGTGCCCTGCACCTGCGTATTCCAGTTGCTATTTCCGTAAACAACCTGCGCCCTGCCGCTTACCGTGGGAGATACTCTCTTTGCGCTCGGGATCTTCGATATGGCGTCTACGTCCTGAAAAGTAAATCGCGTCACCGTCCCCGCTTCCAACGCCACACCGTGCGTCCTGTGGGAACCCGATCTCACCATAAGAAGATTAGAACCCAAGGAAGCCAACGCTTTCGAGACAGACTCTTTAGCTCCCTGGCCAAGCGCGAGCATAGCTATTACAGCCGCCACTCCTATAAGTATTCCCAGCATGGAAAGGAGCGAGCGCATCTTATGAGAAATTATCGACCAGAAGGCCTGCTTAAAATGATCGACAAACTCCGCGCCTTTCAGGTCGGTGTTCTTTTCCGATAATATATCGTCTATAGGGATATTAACCGGGGCCGGATGGGCGTTTTCGCCCTTACCCTTTTGCGTTTCATCGGAAACGATCTTGCCGTCCCGCATCTTGATGATCCTCTTGGCATGTTCAGCCACTTCCTCCTCGTGCGTTACCATTATAATGGTCTTCCCTTGAGCGTTCAATCCTTCCAGTATAGCTATTATCTCATTCTGGCTCTTCGTATCGAGATTACCCGTGGGTTCATCGGCCAGGATAACGAGCGGCTCGTTCACAAGAGAACGGGCTATGGCCACGCGCTGTTGTTCTCCGCCGGACATTTCATTCGGCCTGTGAGACACCCTGTGTGACAAGCCCACACTCTTTATCTTTTCCGCCGCCCTCTCTTTTAAATGGCGTTTCCCGGCATATATTAGAGGAAGCTCCACGTTTTCAAGAGATGTTATACGCGGTAGGAGATGAAATTGCTGAAATATGAAACCCATCAACCGATTCCTTAGAACGGCAAGCTGGTCATCGTTAAGGCCGGTAACATCCTTACCTCCTAAATAATATTTGCCTGAATCCGGCCTGTCAAGAAAACCCATGAGATGCATAAGCGTCGACTTGCCGGATCCGGAGGGGCCCATTATAGCCAAAAATTCGCCGGCATCCACCTTGAGGGAGACGCTTTGCAATGCCGCCACCCCCACCTTGCCTGTCCTGTAAGTCTTTGATATGTTCTTCAGTTCTATCATATATCGTTTATTTACCGCTCTTCTTGCGCTGAGGCATGAGAGGATTGGTGCCGATCTTAGAATTAGCTTCAAGATCATATTTCTGGCTCTTTATCAGGACCGTATCCTGCTCCGAAAGACCGGAAACGATCTCTATATTTTTTTCATCGGCTATGCCGAGCTCCACTTTCCGCTCCACTCCTTCTTTACGCGGCCCTCCGGATACAATCACGTAAGCCGCTCCGTCCTTATCTTTCTTGACCGCCTCAAGCGGCACAAGAAGAGCGTCGTCTTTCGTCTTTTCCACTATATTGACGGTCGCGGACATTCCCGAGCGGAAGACTTGCGGGACGCTGTCAGGCATGACATCGACCTCGTAAATGGTCACGTTATTCACCGTTGTGGACTCATAATATATGTGGTCTACCTTCCCGTCCACCTTGATCTTAGGATACGCGTCAAGGCTTATCATAGCTTTTTGCCCCACGCGCACCCCGCCTATATCGGTTTCGTCTACCTGCGCCTGCACTATCAGATGGTCCGACAGGACGATAACGGCGTCCGACGAGGTGATCGTCTGGCCCGATTCGCAGGTGCTGACTATGACCTCGCCGTCTATCGGAGAGATCAGGGGGGCCGCTTTATACACTTCCTGCCAGTATTTGACCTCTTCAGGCCCTCTGGCTCTAGCGGCGTCCAGGAGCGCCGCTCTTTCGGTCGAGCTCATCCACGCCAACGTCTGTCCCGCCTTCACCATATCCCCTTCCTTGACCAGGATCTCGTCTATCCGTCCGTTTATCGGAGGCTTCACCTCCAGCCTGTTCTCCGGCTGGACCGTCGCTGTCGAAGTTATCATAGTCTGGATACTGCCGATCACGGGTCTCACTTCCCTGGTGACTTCACCTGAAGATTTTTTATTTACCGCGAATAAAAATATCACCGCCAGGATGATTAATAATAAGCCAAGGTATAATTTCCATCTATTAATTTTGATCATAATCCAACGTTCCTCCCTTTGCCTGGATCCAATTGGCTTCGGCTATTAAAGAAGCCGCTTCCGACTCTACGTAACTCTTTTTTGCCGAGACAAGGTTGTCCTCTATGATTATCCAGTTATCGAACGACATCAAGCCGATTGAGTATTCGGCCCTGGCTATCTTTGCCCGTTCTTCAGTCGCATCCAGATATTTCTTCCGCACCCACACGTTTTCGATCGCGTTCTGCAGGTTCGTCCAGGTATTCGCGAGCGTCAGGATCACGCCGTCGCGTCCCGATCTCTCATCGTCGAGGGCCTGGCCTAATACGGCCTTCGCCTTCGAAACTGCGGCAACCCTGTTTCCGCCGTCAAAAAGCGGCAGCGATATGCTACCGCCTACAGTCCATTCGTTCTTATCGGGCGGCCATTGCGTATTAGTATTATCCAATCCTCCGCTTAAATAAACCTTTGGAGCGAAGTCGGCGTAAGTCGATTTCAATCCAAATTTGGCGGACTCTCTCTTCTCGATGAGCTGCTGCAGGAGCGGGGTCGTCCGGGCTAATTCCTCGAAGTCGGGCCTCAACTCAACCTTATCCTGGACCTCAAGGCTTCCGTTCGCCGACATTGGAATGAATGTCGAGCGGCCCATCTCTTTCGTAAGCTGTCTTTGCGAATAATAGACGCTTCTCCCGGCCTGGTCGACATCGTAAGTAGCCTGGGCGACATCGGCCTCTGCGGTCATCAGCGACCCGCGATGCTCACGGCCGCCTTCATACCGCAGCTCGACAAGACGGAGGTTCTGCTTGCGCCGGGCGGCTATTTCTTTCGTTACCTTAACGAGTTCCTGGGCCTTGAGGAGGTTTGCGAAAGCGGCCCTCAGGCTTAGCCTTATATTAGAGGATGTAACGTCATAATTATACCTGGAGGATAATATATTCCTCTCCGCGGCGGAAAGATCAAAAGAGGTCTTGAACCCGTCGAATAACAGTTGCTCTCCTGTAATGCCGTATTTGTAGCTTGTCTTGGGTTTAGCGCCTGTGGATGAATGGCTGACCATCGATGTACCTGTGCCGCCGCCGCTCGCCGACTGTGAGGTCGTCCTGGCAGCCGAGCCCGCTATTTGCGGCATTATAACACTCCTGGTCACCTCTTTCGACGCCTTGGACTGGTTCACCTGCTCCATGGCCGACATGAGGTTGGGGTGCTGGTTCTTCGCTTCTATTACGCAATCATACCATTCCATCGTCTCTTCGGGCTGCGCGATACCGAATGCGGCGGAAAAATGAATAATAAAAAATGATATTAAGAGTGTCCTCAATAGCATCCCGGCCTTCCCTCTCCTGCTTTTAATATCTGCATAGATAATATCACACTATTATTTATTAGACAATAATAGTATGCCGAAAAGTTCCGTTACTTCAGCTTTTCAGGGTGGTGTTTGACGACCTCGGCCTGGACCATATATATGACGTCTTCGGCTATATTTGTAGTATGGTCGCATATGCGCTCCAGGAAGCGGGCTATGAGCAGCAGTTGAACGGCCCTCGGGGCCGTAGAAGCATCTTTAACCAT
The sequence above is a segment of the Candidatus Omnitrophota bacterium genome. Coding sequences within it:
- a CDS encoding efflux RND transporter periplasmic adaptor subunit, with translation MIKINRWKLYLGLLLIILAVIFLFAVNKKSSGEVTREVRPVIGSIQTMITSTATVQPENRLEVKPPINGRIDEILVKEGDMVKAGQTLAWMSSTERAALLDAARARGPEEVKYWQEVYKAAPLISPIDGEVIVSTCESGQTITSSDAVIVLSDHLIVQAQVDETDIGGVRVGQKAMISLDAYPKIKVDGKVDHIYYESTTVNNVTIYEVDVMPDSVPQVFRSGMSATVNIVEKTKDDALLVPLEAVKKDKDGAAYVIVSGGPRKEGVERKVELGIADEKNIEIVSGLSEQDTVLIKSQKYDLEANSKIGTNPLMPQRKKSGK
- a CDS encoding TolC family protein; this encodes MLLRTLLISFFIIHFSAAFGIAQPEETMEWYDCVIEAKNQHPNLMSAMEQVNQSKASKEVTRSVIMPQIAGSAARTTSQSASGGGTGTSMVSHSSTGAKPKTSYKYGITGEQLLFDGFKTSFDLSAAERNILSSRYNYDVTSSNIRLSLRAAFANLLKAQELVKVTKEIAARRKQNLRLVELRYEGGREHRGSLMTAEADVAQATYDVDQAGRSVYYSQRQLTKEMGRSTFIPMSANGSLEVQDKVELRPDFEELARTTPLLQQLIEKRESAKFGLKSTYADFAPKVYLSGGLDNTNTQWPPDKNEWTVGGSISLPLFDGGNRVAAVSKAKAVLGQALDDERSGRDGVILTLANTWTNLQNAIENVWVRKKYLDATEERAKIARAEYSIGLMSFDNWIIIEDNLVSAKKSYVESEAASLIAEANWIQAKGGTLDYDQN
- a CDS encoding DUF748 domain-containing protein; translation: MNIAKNLVKIFVVSVILIAVTIAFISLYMQLFGKRAIEEAVSNMLGSRIKFTGVALDIKKSMVSFQGFTVMNKMEFEENIFMADKFTVSIDREKFEKERQLVFEEIHIDRGTLTIERNAKGLLNLAAWPVYDPPGQAGVAYAAEAPASGGIYNFAKSIKKITISNSVLRFKDYYISREPFSIYADNFNFEFTPTGISREKIGADCSFKLRIPVLNSVNGSAEFSAGMAIYPERVDMEAALYTNYINMALFLPYFDAYTPFSVKDGVFSSDTRFRMHDNMVDSLTTISFHKLHIKAKPGAENSQFLQTSVNRLTPYLMSRQGNLIFDFVIKGPAEKPEAGLGPRVKYAIGMVALEEFSKAMQQLQNLKQ
- a CDS encoding response regulator, giving the protein MADKVKILVVDDGKENVELLVTLLTVFGFEALKAYSGKDAIEIAGKARPAMVLLDIMMPEMDGIQVCGALRKDPGNAQMAIVMVTAKDKDSDIVRALEMGADDYIMKPVSKKDLIVKVDNLLAKAKAGELPSQLYLKDVRSEQKKKDDR
- a CDS encoding type IV pilus twitching motility protein PilT; translation: MAINIDILLRTLVIKKSSDLHFQAGSPPIFRVNGELSFSDLGILASKDIEKYMYSIMTEGQRKIFEESHRFDFSYSVPGIARFRVNVYRQRGCVGAVMRCIPFEVPTIEDLGLPSIVKELAAKPNGMVLITGPTGSGKSTTLAAIIGYINASFKRHVITIEDPIEFVHQNKLCEINQREVGIDTESFASALRDALREDPNVILVGEMRDLETISNAITAAETGHLVFATLHTNDAAQTVDRIVDVFPPHQQPQVRMQLSTCLRAVIAQTLLRRKDGAGRIAAFEIMLANPAVKNLIKEGKTSQLYSTIQTARQEGMQLLDQSLENLCKNGLVTVEEASTKVNDHKAFERAINS
- a CDS encoding ABC transporter permease, which codes for MIELKNISKTYRTGKVGVAALQSVSLKVDAGEFLAIMGPSGSGKSTLMHLMGFLDRPDSGKYYLGGKDVTGLNDDQLAVLRNRLMGFIFQQFHLLPRITSLENVELPLIYAGKRHLKERAAEKIKSVGLSHRVSHRPNEMSGGEQQRVAIARSLVNEPLVILADEPTGNLDTKSQNEIIAILEGLNAQGKTIIMVTHEEEVAEHAKRIIKMRDGKIVSDETQKGKGENAHPAPVNIPIDDILSEKNTDLKGAEFVDHFKQAFWSIISHKMRSLLSMLGILIGVAAVIAMLALGQGAKESVSKALASLGSNLLMVRSGSHRTHGVALEAGTVTRFTFQDVDAISKIPSAKRVSPTVSGRAQVVYGNSNWNTQVQGTGVGYAEMRASVPVIGRFFTEDELKARARVALLGATVAKELFGQDNPVGSFIKANKVIFQVIGVLPTKGANMMRDQDDLMVIPVTTAMYRVLGKEYIDSIDVEVSDPLLMDETQDLIKETIIKRHRLNSKDAEDSFEIRNMAEIQETMTKTTQTMTWLLGSIAAISLLVGGIGIMNIMLVSVTERTREIGLRKAIGARDADIMIQFLIEAIVMTFSGGIVGVITGSGIALLLALLAGWAIKVSMFSIVLATTFSVVIGVLFGLWPARQASKLNPIEALRYE